A region of Paenibacillus thiaminolyticus DNA encodes the following proteins:
- a CDS encoding efflux RND transporter periplasmic adaptor subunit yields MRNRWLVSCLVAAMLGTALAGCSGPPAEEPAQGAEQEKETPVQVAEVEKGSLSQQNEIIGTANPSRSVDIMPKLNGELVRLNVKKGDMVSKGATLGTIDADDLEVQLKLEQFNLEQAQDQYKTLHNAQASDLELDQAKRGIEQAQLRVKQASSRLADATLKAPMSGQVIRVAAEAGEFVTSTSPLFTIVSTNPVKFSANVSANQMLLLQNRKETKVEVPDVGKSFTARITYLSPVANEGGFYALETQADNAKGEIKPGMTAKFIVDQEVQKDALLVPTEAIVEKNGESHVFIVKNGRAVEEAVEVLEAQSKMTAVKGNLQAKDQIVIKGQMTLSDGNKVKIIEGAR; encoded by the coding sequence GTGAGAAACCGATGGCTTGTAAGCTGCCTCGTCGCAGCAATGCTCGGGACAGCGCTGGCAGGATGCAGCGGTCCTCCGGCCGAAGAGCCCGCGCAAGGGGCGGAGCAGGAGAAGGAAACCCCTGTTCAGGTCGCCGAAGTAGAGAAAGGATCTCTAAGCCAACAAAATGAAATTATCGGCACAGCCAATCCAAGCAGATCTGTCGATATCATGCCGAAGCTGAATGGAGAGCTGGTCCGCTTGAATGTCAAAAAGGGCGATATGGTCTCCAAAGGGGCGACGCTCGGGACCATCGACGCGGATGACCTCGAAGTCCAGCTTAAGCTTGAGCAGTTCAATCTGGAGCAGGCACAGGATCAGTACAAGACACTACATAACGCCCAAGCGTCCGATCTCGAGCTGGATCAAGCGAAGCGCGGCATTGAGCAGGCTCAGCTGCGCGTCAAGCAGGCAAGCAGCCGGCTGGCCGATGCAACCTTGAAGGCCCCGATGAGCGGACAGGTCATTCGGGTTGCGGCAGAAGCGGGAGAATTCGTTACCTCGACCTCCCCGCTGTTCACGATCGTATCCACCAATCCGGTGAAGTTCTCGGCCAATGTCAGCGCGAATCAGATGCTCTTGCTGCAGAACCGGAAGGAGACGAAGGTCGAAGTGCCGGATGTGGGCAAGAGCTTTACCGCCCGGATCACGTATCTGTCCCCCGTCGCCAATGAAGGCGGATTCTACGCCTTGGAGACGCAGGCCGACAATGCGAAGGGCGAGATCAAGCCCGGCATGACAGCCAAGTTCATCGTCGACCAGGAAGTGCAGAAGGATGCTCTCCTCGTTCCTACCGAAGCGATCGTGGAGAAGAACGGCGAGTCGCATGTGTTTATCGTCAAAAATGGACGAGCCGTGGAAGAAGCCGTCGAAGTCCTGGAAGCCCAATCCAAAATGACGGCGGTGAAAGGCAATCTCCAGGCGAAGGATCAAATCGTCATCAAGGGACAAATGACCTTGTCCGACGGCAATAAAGTGAAAATCATCGAGGGGGCGCGCTAA
- a CDS encoding efflux RND transporter permease subunit — MKIIDVSVKRPIGVMMVVLAILALGMVSLRNLAIDLFPNIDLPIAVVATSYQGAAPDEIEKLISRPIEASLSTIQGIDTVSSQSQANSSLVMLQFKTGTNMDNALIDVREKVDQIKRMLPEDANDPSVLRFDPNQMPIITLGLTGASPEKLQDIADTNIIPFLERENGVASVAVSGGKTREILVELNRANLARYGIGASQVVQAINTENKSAVAGSVPKGVQDLQIRVKGEFTSVKDIGRTLIHLPGGGQIRVSDIADINDTFKKQSSLTLVDGAPALVLSVQRQSDANTVAVADNVDKAVSRLQQNLPQGIELKKVSDTSIFIRQSIDSVVSNMMSGGLLAVFILILFLRSIRSTFVIALSMPIAIISTFTLMYFTGQTLNIISMGGLALGIGMMVDNSIVILENIFTYRQKGMSMKEAAVKGASELASAVIASTTTTLVVFLPIVFVQGITADIFRPLALTVCFSLIASLVVAITLIPTLSSKIVSQKKIVQSEKKGWYLRFFGSFVSGYKRILRWALGHRKTTVFTTILLLVGSFFLALFIGMEFMPGGDQGQIQISVQTPSGTNLEETKKVADDVAALLKPYESIIDTASESIGGGGPFGGGANSATFTIQLIRATERDMTTKAVMQDLTDAVSEIPGAEITVSAMESGFGAGSPIQIKLNGQEQDVLEEVASQVVWLISDIQGVYNADSSASEGNAELNISIDRSLAATYGLSYQQIMNEISLAMNGQLATQYREGGNEYDVRVILPEAERDSISALNALTIQSQTGQLVPLSAVAQFQQLQGPVMIQRENQQRQINVTADVAGRDLGSVSVEIMQALQNMNFPDGYTYSMGGETEEMIKSFIDLAIALVFSIFLVYVVMAVQFESLLYPFIIMFSMPTMFIGVNFGLFITGTPISVTALIGIIMLAGIVVNNAIILVDYINIQRRSGLERHEAIMQGAPSRLRPIFMTTLTTVLGLIPLALGIGEGAEMQAPLAIVVIFGLSSSTIFTLLLVPVMYTYLDDFSNWLKRLFTRKDKNKNTQEAAV, encoded by the coding sequence GTGAAAATTATTGACGTCTCCGTTAAGCGCCCTATCGGCGTCATGATGGTCGTGCTCGCGATCCTCGCGCTCGGGATGGTCAGTCTGCGCAACCTCGCGATCGACCTGTTTCCCAATATCGATCTTCCGATCGCCGTCGTCGCGACCTCGTATCAAGGTGCGGCGCCGGATGAGATCGAGAAGCTTATATCGAGGCCGATCGAAGCTTCGTTAAGCACAATCCAGGGAATTGACACCGTGTCTTCGCAATCGCAGGCGAACTCCTCGCTCGTCATGCTGCAATTCAAGACCGGTACAAATATGGACAATGCCCTGATCGATGTCAGGGAGAAGGTCGACCAGATCAAAAGAATGCTTCCCGAGGATGCCAATGATCCGTCCGTGCTCCGGTTCGACCCGAATCAGATGCCTATTATTACGCTGGGCTTGACGGGCGCTTCGCCGGAGAAGCTGCAGGATATTGCAGACACGAACATCATCCCGTTCCTGGAGCGGGAGAACGGCGTTGCGTCGGTAGCGGTTTCCGGCGGCAAGACCCGGGAGATTCTCGTCGAGCTGAACCGGGCGAATCTCGCGCGCTACGGCATCGGGGCGTCGCAGGTCGTCCAGGCAATCAACACGGAGAACAAATCAGCCGTTGCCGGCTCGGTGCCGAAGGGCGTGCAGGATCTGCAAATCCGGGTCAAAGGCGAGTTTACATCCGTCAAAGATATCGGCCGGACCTTGATTCATCTGCCTGGCGGCGGACAAATTCGAGTCAGCGATATCGCCGATATTAACGATACCTTCAAGAAGCAGAGCTCGCTGACGCTGGTGGACGGAGCTCCGGCGCTCGTCCTGTCGGTGCAGCGCCAATCGGACGCCAATACCGTCGCCGTCGCGGACAATGTCGACAAGGCGGTCAGCCGGCTTCAACAGAATCTGCCGCAAGGCATCGAGCTGAAGAAGGTATCCGATACATCGATATTTATCAGGCAGTCGATCGACAGCGTCGTCAGCAATATGATGAGCGGCGGCTTGTTGGCCGTCTTCATCCTGATTTTGTTCTTGCGCAGCATCCGCTCCACGTTCGTTATCGCGTTGTCGATGCCGATCGCGATCATCTCGACGTTTACGCTGATGTATTTTACCGGGCAGACGCTGAACATTATCTCCATGGGCGGACTCGCCCTTGGCATCGGCATGATGGTCGATAACTCGATCGTCATCCTGGAGAACATCTTCACCTACCGGCAGAAAGGCATGTCCATGAAGGAAGCCGCCGTTAAGGGCGCCTCCGAGCTGGCCTCGGCCGTTATCGCCTCAACGACGACGACATTGGTCGTATTTCTGCCGATCGTATTCGTTCAGGGTATCACAGCGGATATTTTCCGCCCGCTTGCCTTGACGGTCTGCTTCTCGCTGATCGCTTCGCTCGTCGTGGCGATTACGCTGATTCCGACGCTGTCCTCCAAGATCGTCTCGCAGAAGAAGATCGTGCAATCCGAGAAGAAGGGCTGGTATCTCCGCTTCTTCGGATCGTTCGTCTCCGGCTACAAGCGCATCCTGCGATGGGCGCTGGGACACCGCAAGACGACGGTGTTCACTACGATACTCCTGCTCGTAGGCAGCTTCTTCCTCGCTTTGTTCATCGGCATGGAATTCATGCCGGGCGGCGACCAGGGACAGATTCAGATCAGCGTTCAGACGCCAAGCGGCACGAATCTGGAAGAGACGAAGAAGGTGGCCGACGATGTTGCGGCCCTATTGAAGCCATATGAGAGCATCATCGATACCGCTTCGGAATCGATTGGCGGAGGCGGCCCGTTCGGCGGAGGCGCCAATTCGGCCACCTTCACGATCCAGCTCATCCGGGCGACCGAACGCGATATGACGACGAAGGCGGTGATGCAGGATTTGACGGATGCGGTAAGCGAAATCCCCGGAGCGGAAATTACCGTATCAGCCATGGAATCCGGCTTCGGTGCGGGCTCGCCGATCCAGATCAAGCTGAACGGACAAGAGCAGGATGTGCTGGAAGAGGTCGCTTCTCAGGTCGTCTGGCTCATTTCCGATATCCAAGGGGTCTACAATGCGGATTCTTCGGCGTCCGAGGGCAATGCGGAACTGAACATTTCGATCGACCGCAGTCTGGCCGCCACCTACGGCTTATCCTATCAGCAGATTATGAACGAGATCTCGCTGGCGATGAACGGGCAGCTCGCGACGCAGTACCGCGAAGGCGGCAACGAATATGATGTGCGCGTCATCCTGCCGGAAGCGGAACGGGACAGCATCTCCGCCTTGAATGCGCTGACGATTCAATCGCAGACGGGCCAACTGGTACCGCTGTCCGCCGTCGCCCAGTTCCAGCAGCTGCAGGGACCGGTCATGATTCAGCGGGAGAATCAGCAGCGGCAGATCAACGTCACGGCCGATGTGGCCGGAAGAGACCTGGGCAGCGTCTCGGTCGAGATTATGCAGGCGCTGCAGAATATGAACTTCCCGGATGGGTACACCTACTCGATGGGCGGAGAGACAGAAGAAATGATAAAATCATTCATCGATCTGGCAATCGCGCTCGTCTTCTCGATTTTCCTCGTCTACGTCGTCATGGCGGTGCAGTTCGAGTCGCTGCTGTATCCGTTCATTATTATGTTCTCGATGCCGACCATGTTCATCGGAGTCAACTTCGGTCTGTTCATTACCGGGACGCCGATCAGCGTGACGGCCTTAATCGGGATCATTATGCTTGCAGGGATCGTCGTGAACAACGCGATTATTCTCGTTGACTATATCAACATCCAGCGCAGATCCGGGCTGGAACGGCATGAGGCGATTATGCAGGGAGCCCCGAGCCGGCTGCGTCCGATTTTCATGACGACATTAACGACGGTGCTCGGCTTGATTCCACTCGCGCTCGGCATCGGAGAAGGCGCGGAGATGCAAGCGCCGCTTGCCATCGTCGTCATCTTCGGCCTCTCCAGCTCGACCATCTTCACCCTGCTGCTGGTGCCGGTCATGTACACGTACTTGGATGATTTCTCGAACTGGCTCAAGCGTCTGTTCACGAGAAAAGACAAGAACAAGAACACGCAAGAAGCAGCCGTATAA
- a CDS encoding zinc ribbon domain-containing protein → MDKMKLGLNQVKDKAQQTVEVTRISAQIAGKKKDKTAQYTLLGELVHEAYINQELAEQMHHIESLSQAIQRLEGEIAALEKQLRKAKGEKICACGAVITQESRFCNHCGQAMPLEPTEIIPASRSRRDDPAIVVNCPQCGALLNGDLENCVLCGGPVK, encoded by the coding sequence ATGGATAAAATGAAGCTTGGTCTCAATCAAGTGAAGGATAAAGCGCAGCAGACCGTGGAGGTTACGCGTATCAGCGCGCAGATTGCGGGGAAAAAGAAAGATAAAACAGCGCAGTACACCCTGCTCGGCGAGCTGGTGCATGAGGCGTATATCAATCAGGAGCTGGCGGAGCAGATGCATCACATCGAGAGTCTCTCACAAGCCATCCAGCGGCTGGAAGGAGAGATTGCCGCACTGGAGAAGCAGCTCCGCAAGGCCAAGGGCGAGAAAATATGCGCCTGCGGCGCCGTCATCACCCAGGAATCCAGATTCTGCAACCATTGCGGTCAAGCGATGCCGCTGGAGCCAACCGAGATCATCCCCGCTTCGCGCAGTAGGCGGGACGATCCTGCGATCGTTGTCAACTGCCCGCAATGCGGAGCGCTGCTGAATGGCGACTTGGAGAACTGCGTTCTGTGCGGCGGTCCGGTGAAGTGA
- a CDS encoding NUDIX domain-containing protein, with product MRALIMEDDRLLCIKKDRPEVGVYYALPGGAHEPNETLEETLRRECEEELGTSVADLGLLCVREYVSANHEYSHIEKAVHGVGFIYACRLQRQGAAPGGGHADEGQIGSEWLPVRDVIATVEHSYFSERARKYVFPQAFGC from the coding sequence GTGCGGGCGTTAATCATGGAGGATGACCGGCTGTTGTGCATCAAGAAGGACCGGCCGGAAGTGGGCGTCTACTATGCGCTGCCGGGCGGAGCCCATGAGCCGAACGAGACGCTGGAGGAGACGCTGCGGCGTGAATGCGAGGAAGAGCTGGGTACGTCAGTGGCAGACCTTGGGCTGCTCTGTGTACGGGAGTATGTATCGGCGAACCACGAATATTCCCATATAGAGAAGGCGGTCCACGGGGTCGGATTCATCTACGCCTGCAGGCTTCAGCGGCAAGGGGCCGCTCCCGGCGGCGGGCATGCCGACGAAGGGCAGATCGGGAGCGAATGGCTGCCGGTCCGCGATGTCATCGCAACGGTGGAGCATAGCTATTTCTCGGAGCGGGCGCGGAAATATGTATTCCCGCAGGCCTTCGGCTGTTAA
- a CDS encoding SRPBCC family protein: protein MVGSLCREAILANTGQAWEEWIQQLDREVDPVWSHERIVRYIAGEYDVSPEWSDMLALLYGQKLGRVSVGQTASAGVQIGVRRTMPISKEKVWTFLLSSEGLSCWLGSLPSLPLQVRHEYVTEEGTRGQIRSVIPEQKLRLTWQPQGWDRPSTLQLYVLSKSPDKTTVSVHQEKLDDIYMREVMRRHWEAALDRIQSRLIG, encoded by the coding sequence ATGGTAGGTTCCCTATGCAGAGAAGCGATATTGGCGAATACGGGCCAAGCCTGGGAAGAGTGGATTCAGCAGCTGGATCGGGAAGTGGATCCGGTCTGGTCCCATGAACGCATTGTCCGGTATATTGCCGGCGAATATGACGTATCGCCGGAATGGAGCGATATGCTCGCCCTGCTGTACGGACAGAAGCTGGGCCGTGTCTCTGTCGGCCAGACGGCTTCGGCAGGCGTTCAGATTGGAGTGCGGCGGACGATGCCAATCTCGAAGGAGAAGGTGTGGACTTTCCTGCTGTCATCCGAAGGGCTGTCCTGCTGGCTCGGATCGCTGCCGTCTTTGCCCCTGCAGGTACGGCATGAATATGTGACAGAGGAAGGCACCCGCGGACAGATTCGCTCCGTCATTCCGGAGCAGAAGCTGCGCTTGACCTGGCAGCCGCAGGGATGGGATCGTCCGTCCACGTTGCAGCTCTACGTTCTATCGAAGAGCCCCGACAAGACGACCGTCTCCGTGCATCAGGAGAAGCTGGATGATATTTATATGCGGGAAGTGATGAGACGGCACTGGGAAGCGGCGTTGGACCGTATACAATCCCGTCTTATCGGATGA
- a CDS encoding 5'-nucleotidase, whose product MPYDIEQKLVIATASSALFDLAEADQVFQEKGEEAYRQYQRAHEYDILRTGVAFPLIKRLLQLNGSSADDQPVEVVLLSRNDPDTGLRVFKSIEHYGLNISRAVFVAGSNPFPYMEAFNASLFLSGNPKDVTEAVERGCPAGCIYPTDYIDDDEDEELRIAFDFDGIIADDSAETVFQEGGELKLFHDHERTLADEPLPPGPLLRFFTDIANLQKREIERNERDASYKPKIRVAIATARNAPAHERVITTLRKLDIRVDEAFFLGGIEKGRVLRIFKPHIFFDDQMGHIEGVARIVPSVHVPFGVTNGRSG is encoded by the coding sequence ATGCCATACGACATTGAACAGAAATTGGTCATCGCGACGGCGTCAAGCGCGCTGTTCGATCTGGCGGAGGCCGATCAAGTATTTCAGGAGAAGGGGGAGGAAGCATACCGGCAGTATCAGCGGGCCCATGAGTATGACATTTTGAGGACGGGCGTTGCTTTTCCGCTAATCAAGAGATTGCTGCAGTTGAACGGAAGCTCGGCCGACGATCAGCCGGTCGAAGTCGTGCTGCTGTCGCGCAACGATCCGGATACGGGGCTGCGGGTGTTCAAGTCTATCGAGCATTATGGGCTGAATATTAGCCGGGCCGTGTTCGTCGCCGGCAGCAATCCGTTCCCGTATATGGAAGCGTTCAATGCATCGCTGTTCCTGTCCGGGAACCCGAAGGACGTTACGGAAGCGGTCGAGCGCGGCTGTCCTGCTGGCTGCATCTACCCGACGGATTATATCGATGATGACGAAGATGAGGAGCTTCGGATTGCGTTCGACTTCGACGGCATTATCGCGGATGATTCTGCCGAGACCGTATTCCAGGAAGGCGGGGAATTGAAGCTGTTCCATGATCATGAGCGCACGTTGGCGGATGAGCCGCTCCCGCCGGGACCGCTGCTCCGCTTCTTCACGGACATCGCGAATCTGCAGAAGCGGGAAATCGAACGGAATGAGCGGGATGCGAGCTATAAGCCGAAGATCAGGGTCGCGATTGCGACGGCTCGGAACGCGCCTGCCCATGAACGCGTCATTACGACCTTGCGCAAGCTGGACATTCGCGTGGATGAAGCGTTCTTCCTCGGGGGAATCGAGAAGGGCCGGGTGCTGCGTATCTTCAAGCCGCATATTTTCTTCGACGATCAGATGGGACATATCGAAGGCGTGGCCCGCATCGTGCCGTCGGTGCACGTGCCGTTTGGCGTTACAAATGGGCGAAGCGGCTAA
- a CDS encoding DUF421 domain-containing protein, whose translation MKLHFTVEALIVLLTGFILLRILGKKTVGEMTGLEIITLLAMASMIGHAVKGDGLVKTIITLCVYVSLLLVVQYLALRFNWVEKWFMGRATLIIKDGQVITENLKKLRLTVDQLEAKLRATGIASISDVKCATLEISGHMGYELMRHAKPVTIGEMEKMLAQLEGKPRKQKPKPKANLFTEVVEQEHREPIRPELD comes from the coding sequence ATGAAATTACATTTCACCGTGGAAGCATTGATTGTCTTGTTAACCGGGTTCATTCTGCTTCGAATTCTCGGAAAAAAAACAGTGGGGGAGATGACGGGGCTTGAAATCATAACGCTGTTGGCGATGGCTTCCATGATTGGTCATGCCGTGAAAGGAGACGGGTTGGTGAAAACCATCATCACGTTGTGCGTCTACGTCTCTCTGCTGCTGGTCGTACAGTATCTCGCGCTCCGGTTCAATTGGGTGGAAAAATGGTTCATGGGGAGAGCGACTCTGATCATTAAAGATGGACAGGTCATCACGGAGAATTTGAAGAAGCTGCGCTTAACGGTCGATCAACTGGAGGCCAAGCTGAGAGCGACGGGCATCGCTTCCATCAGTGACGTCAAGTGCGCAACCCTTGAAATCTCGGGACATATGGGGTATGAATTAATGCGGCATGCCAAGCCGGTCACGATCGGCGAGATGGAAAAGATGCTTGCTCAGCTCGAAGGAAAGCCCCGGAAGCAGAAGCCGAAGCCAAAGGCGAATCTGTTCACCGAAGTTGTGGAACAGGAGCATCGTGAGCCGATCCGGCCCGAATTGGATTAA
- a CDS encoding alpha-hydroxy-acid oxidizing protein → MTFDSEKLQMKFYESGDGAAKLLPVSFDEWESKAKSLLAAAPFGYVYGAAGAGDTNRSNVEAFQKYRIRPRVCCDITERDMSISLFGDKLPFPVLFAPIGVNTILHPEGELAPARAAAKLGIPYILSNVSSIPMEAVAEAMGNRVRWFQLYPPQNHELTQSFLQRAEAAGYSAIVVTVDSTLLGWRETDLRNAYLPFLSGQGMGNYFTDPVFCSMLKEPPDQNKEEAVKLALDEGNNTCFTWKELDFIRNHTRLPVLIKGITHPDDAVMAVEHGVDGIVVSNHGGRQLDGAVATLDSLPSICEAVQGKVPVLMDSGIRRGADILKAIALGADAVMIGRPYAYALAVAGETGVQEVMERLIAETELQLAISGRSSIQDVDASLVIKVK, encoded by the coding sequence TTGACGTTCGATAGTGAAAAGCTGCAAATGAAATTCTATGAGAGCGGAGACGGGGCGGCGAAGCTGCTTCCGGTCTCCTTTGATGAGTGGGAGAGCAAGGCGAAAAGCCTGTTGGCCGCCGCACCGTTCGGCTACGTGTATGGAGCGGCCGGAGCGGGAGACACGAACCGCAGCAATGTGGAGGCCTTCCAGAAATACCGCATCAGACCGAGGGTGTGCTGCGATATTACGGAACGGGACATGTCCATCTCGTTGTTCGGCGACAAGCTCCCGTTCCCGGTGCTGTTCGCTCCGATCGGGGTAAATACGATTCTGCATCCGGAGGGAGAGCTCGCTCCTGCCCGCGCGGCAGCGAAGCTGGGCATTCCCTATATACTCAGCAACGTGTCGAGCATTCCGATGGAGGCCGTCGCGGAAGCGATGGGGAACCGTGTCCGCTGGTTCCAGCTCTATCCTCCCCAAAATCATGAGCTTACCCAGAGCTTCCTTCAGCGTGCCGAAGCGGCCGGATACTCGGCGATCGTCGTAACGGTGGACTCCACGCTGCTCGGATGGCGGGAGACGGATCTGCGCAATGCGTATCTGCCATTTTTGTCAGGCCAAGGAATGGGCAATTATTTTACGGATCCCGTATTCTGCTCGATGCTGAAGGAACCGCCGGACCAAAATAAGGAAGAGGCTGTCAAGCTCGCATTGGATGAAGGCAATAACACGTGCTTTACCTGGAAGGAGTTGGACTTCATTCGCAACCATACGCGTTTGCCTGTTCTGATCAAAGGCATTACGCATCCGGATGATGCTGTCATGGCCGTAGAGCATGGTGTCGATGGCATTGTCGTCTCGAATCATGGAGGACGGCAGTTGGATGGTGCGGTCGCGACGTTGGATTCGCTGCCTTCGATCTGTGAAGCGGTTCAAGGCAAGGTTCCGGTATTGATGGATAGCGGCATCCGCAGAGGAGCCGACATCCTGAAGGCTATAGCCCTGGGAGCGGATGCCGTTATGATCGGCCGACCCTATGCGTATGCCTTGGCTGTCGCGGGGGAGACCGGTGTGCAGGAGGTGATGGAGCGTCTTATCGCCGAGACCGAGCTGCAGTTGGCAATATCGGGGCGGAGCTCGATTCAGGATGTAGATGCTTCTCTTGTCATCAAAGTGAAATAA
- a CDS encoding NUDIX domain-containing protein, with protein MKPIRNSAKAVIIDERNRILLTQNRDRDGLFYLFPGGGQEIGEKLEEAVIRECMEEIGCRVIVNDIWYIREYIGKNHEHAEWDYDVHQVEFYFECRLDGELAMEAATNPDSDQVGVEWIELERLDRIRVYPQRLVKPLQQGLRERRYMGDTN; from the coding sequence ATGAAGCCTATTCGCAATTCTGCCAAGGCGGTTATTATCGATGAGCGCAACCGCATTCTGCTGACCCAGAACCGCGATCGCGACGGATTGTTTTATTTATTCCCGGGGGGCGGCCAGGAAATCGGTGAAAAGCTGGAAGAAGCCGTTATTCGCGAATGCATGGAAGAGATTGGATGCCGTGTTATCGTCAACGATATATGGTATATCCGCGAGTATATCGGGAAGAACCATGAGCACGCGGAATGGGATTATGATGTCCATCAGGTGGAATTTTATTTTGAATGCCGGCTCGACGGGGAGCTTGCGATGGAGGCCGCCACCAATCCGGACTCGGATCAGGTCGGCGTGGAGTGGATCGAGCTTGAGCGGCTCGACCGAATCCGCGTGTATCCTCAACGGCTGGTCAAGCCGCTGCAGCAAGGGCTGCGGGAGCGGCGCTACATGGGCGATACGAATTGA
- a CDS encoding AAA family ATPase encodes MIVWVNGAFGSGKTTTAFELHRRIPGSFVYDPENAGYFIRKNVPHEMMRSDFQDYPMWRECNYSMLRHLNAEYDGTIIVPMTIVNADYFREIVGRLREDSVIVHHFALCASKEVLLKRLKTRGEGGQSWAAQQIDRCIDGLSQPVFRDHLDTDSMRVEDVVTRIASECGLPLLPDGRGPLKKSWDRLATKVKHIRFFG; translated from the coding sequence ATGATTGTATGGGTGAATGGGGCGTTCGGTTCCGGTAAGACAACGACAGCCTTTGAGCTGCACCGCAGAATACCGGGTTCTTTTGTGTATGATCCGGAAAATGCAGGATATTTCATTCGGAAAAATGTGCCTCATGAGATGATGCGGAGCGACTTTCAAGATTATCCGATGTGGCGGGAGTGCAATTACTCGATGCTCCGCCATTTGAACGCCGAGTATGATGGAACTATCATTGTGCCGATGACGATCGTGAATGCCGATTATTTCCGCGAGATCGTTGGGAGGCTTCGGGAAGATAGCGTAATCGTGCATCATTTTGCCTTATGCGCATCGAAGGAAGTGCTGCTGAAGCGGTTGAAGACCCGGGGCGAGGGAGGGCAGTCGTGGGCGGCCCAGCAGATAGACCGGTGCATTGACGGCTTGTCGCAGCCGGTGTTCCGGGACCATCTCGATACCGATTCGATGAGGGTGGAAGATGTCGTGACCCGCATCGCGTCCGAATGCGGGCTGCCGTTATTGCCGGATGGGAGAGGACCGCTTAAGAAATCATGGGATCGGCTCGCCACCAAAGTGAAGCATATCCGTTTTTTTGGCTAA